In Embleya scabrispora, the DNA window CGGCCACGTCGAAGTACGTGGCGTTCTCGGTGAGCGCCGCCGCGAAGAACCGCCCCGAGCCGTACGACCCGCGCACCCAGCGCGCGTCCGCCACATCCCGGTGCCGGCGCGACTGGGTGAACAGGATCGAGCGCCGCGCCGCCGGCCCGATCGCCCGACTCACGCCGGTGGCCCGCATCGCCCCGCCCAGCGCCCTGGCGGCCCGGATCCGGGCCTGCCGGGCCGGTCGCGGCCGCGGCTTCTCCTCGTTGCTCGGGTCGACCAGGACCAGGCCCGCCGTGCGCTCGGGGTACATCCGGGCGAAGCCCTCGACGTGGAACGCGCCGAGCGAGTGGGCGAGCAGGACGTACGGGCCGGGCAGCGCGAGCGCGTCGGCCAACGCGGCGATGCGATCCGCCTCGTGGGCCAGCGTGGGCGGCCGCGGGTCGGGCTGCGAGTAGCCCAGGCCCGGGCGGTCGAAGCGCACCACCGTGCAGTCGGCGGT includes these proteins:
- a CDS encoding alpha/beta fold hydrolase, which codes for MVARHPVPVPPGEFVRIGGTALHVVREGAGPVVIATSGLGGAWFDWDPVVPPLTADCTVVRFDRPGLGYSQPDPRPPTLAHEADRIAALADALALPGPYVLLAHSLGAFHVEGFARMYPERTAGLVLVDPSNEEKPRPRPARQARIRAARALGGAMRATGVSRAIGPAARRSILFTQSRRHRDVADARWVRGSYGSGRFFAAALTENATYFDVAAELADLRRVAPLPDVPLRVLAAAGGYESLAARARWVRALRTLANLSPQGRCEVLDDSAHFVMLDRPDAVGDAVREVLAG